In the genome of Montipora foliosa isolate CH-2021 chromosome 3, ASM3666993v2, whole genome shotgun sequence, one region contains:
- the LOC137997255 gene encoding probable RNA methyltransferase CG1239 yields MASRLKEQQSPVKRKFTSPLGHQKYVTKGISPRFKANLRESRSTGTGKQGKQKGDLGPGQARPWRKPQDKGRPKIVRFHCGGNSADPLNLNSLIDRDPSATTPQASPLSEHSESPVQVLEPRDKTDPLNLKGVVLEPEIKDPHVAVKKRKKKKRHNVNHSNSENEGKPKEHLSTQSSDNADSVSEGKRKRKRNTNETGEAIEAKVDAKRSGKCTTVSAESKGHASLLTEDSEPAAKKTAGVIISDSSKEAESKSDIVKTDDSTLQGENENNSSLKAKDIGKFHGLNEGKHPKRDKHCQDGKPFKQKKLFIYGNYNRYYGYRNPHCSQDLRLKCFKKEWLEGKDVLDLGCNVGHVTLTIARDFSPRIIMGIDIDTGLIKAAKNNLRYYVNSPVSVPGTSEQGVDFPLSFSITSGPLAAPVVLDLEKDAGFPHNVVFKQENYVPDSSEALLKQKPMYDVILCLSLTKWIHLNWGDEGLKLMFKRIFLHLRPGGKLILEPQPFSSYKKKKNLTEKIRANYDAMRFRPEHFVDFLLSDLVGFATFEVLEIPQHKSSGFQRPMYLFTKPPGVQEAQSMEFP; encoded by the exons ATGGCATCTAGGTTAAAAGAACAGCAGAGTCCGGTCAAAAGGAAATTCACCAGTCCCCTGGGGCATCAGAAATACGTCACCAAAGGGATTTCTCCGCGCTTCAAGGCAAATTTGAGAGAGTCTCGGTCCACCGGAACTGGAAAACAAGGAAAGCAAAAAGGAGACCTGGGACCTGGCCAAGCGAGGCCCTGGAGAAAACCCCAGGACAAAGGCAGGCCCAAGATTGTGCGGTTTCATTGTGGAGGAAATAGTGCTGATCCTTTGAACTTAAACAGTTTGATTGATCGTGACCCATCTGCTACCACACCCCAAGCATCTCCTTTGTCAGAGCACAGTGAATCGCCAGTGCAAGTTTTGGAACCACGTGACAAAACTGATCCTCTCAACCTTAAAGGTGTGGTACTTGAACCTGAAATTAAAGACCCCCATGTTGCAGTGAAAAAACGCAAGAAGAAGAAACGGCATAATGTCAATCATAGTAACTCTGAGAATGAGGGGAAGCCGAAGGAGCACTTGAGCACTCAGTCAAGTGACAATGCAGATTCAGTCTCTGAAGGTAAacggaagagaaaaagaaacactAATGAAACTGGAGAAGCAATTGAGGCTAAGGTTGATGCAAAGAGGTCTGGGAAATGTACCACTGTGTCAGCAGAGAGCAAAGGTCATGCTTCTTTGTTGACAGAAGATAGTGAACCAGCTGCAAAGAAGACGGCAGGTGTAATAATTTCAGATTCTTCCAAAGAGGCTGAAAGCAAGAGTGACATTGTGAAAACGGATGACTCAACTTTACAGggggaaaatgaaaacaattcttCCCTGAAAGCAAAAGACATTGGGAAATTTCATGGATTGAACGAAGGCAAGCATCCAAAAAGGGACAAACATTGCCAAGATGGAAAGCCAttcaagcaaaagaaacttttcattTATGGTAACTATAATAGGTATTATGGTTATCGCAATCCACATTGTAGTCAAGATTTGCGATTGAAATGCTTCAAGAAAGAATGGTTGGAAGGAAAAGACGTGTTAGACTTGGGATGTAATGTTGGGCATGTTACTCTAACCATTGCACGTGACTTTAGCCCACGAATTATCATGGGCATTGACATTGACACTGGGTTAATAAAAGCAGCAAAAAACAATTTACGGTATTATGTGAACAGTCCAGTCTCAGTGCCAGGAACATCTGAGCAAGGGGTGGATTTTCCATTGTCATTTTCTATTACAAGCGGGCCTCTGGCTGCTCCTGTGGTTCTGGACCTTGAGAAAGATGCCGGCTTTCCACATAATGTTGTCTTCAAGCAG GAAAACTATGTTCCAGATAGCAGTGAAGCCCTTTTGAAGCAAAAGCCCATGTATGATGTCATACTATGTTTGAGTCTCACAAAGTGGATTCATCTGAACTGGGGGGATGAAGGACTTAAACTCATGTTCAAGAGAATTTTCCTTCACCTGCGTCCTGGAGGAAAGCTCATCCTCGAGCCTCAGCCCTTCTCGTCttacaaaaagaagaaaaatttgaca GAGAAGATCCGTGCAAACTATGATGCAATGAGATTTCGCCCTGAGCACTTTGTGGATTTCCTTCTCTCAGACTTAGTTGGATTTGCCACTTTTGAAGTTCTGGAGATTCCACAACACAAATCATCTG GATTTCAGCGACCTATGTATTTGTTTACCAAGCCTCCTGGTGTTCAAGAAGCACAATCAATGGAATTTCCCTGA
- the LOC137997259 gene encoding protein mono-ADP-ribosyltransferase PARP12-like, whose translation MDARMVQQALEELIEVLIQEDGRDLELNQVVLKLSVPTRILVSKFGASLFVKKFPTLLALSSTTDGKKAKVMVKLNVPLEFCSQAEEKGGCLQRGCMRLHLCPFFIKDRCKFGLKCKRSHNLSDEHTVRVLNNFRLGFLLNGPSSENTLRKLLNLIDVKTSRRSVPVICKFYNKAVCTKGNNCPCLHVCEHFVDGDCKFGKNCKREHNFSDEHNRRVLKEYDLRDPQIILQCLKGRTKERTASGSDVEKPAISTRPVSATSNILQALSPIHNTEEKDTEICGFNLRGKCHYDGKCVHQHTELPYLWEFSVRGDDKWESFSSDLNTILEHAYCDVSKDSCKVAMRGIPHEVKFQDMTAVPIPPIKLVYFPGVTVRRLSTVSSVVAPAGHIFSTRWNWYWQDENHMWQSYDTPGDGHAVNTTSSICLEKDYVAGNEKHSFSASHHSYTLYFKRMYQQNDVHKTKRPVRRRPADLVTKQNMKELAQKRRATVLHRPRSASATSESEGPPLHWTAMSDGNDYMRVPLTTISDEYKKAEKMFLETMEGKHNIIKIERVQNLDLWTPYIQRKIHMAKKSGKQPEERQLFHGTNKETVEAICQQGFDWRMCGKHGTRLGNGTYFACKANYSHRYTRTQDSSRGYGQMFLAKVLVGSYTVGDRSFCRPPPKDPKDPYVLYDSCCDNASNPTIFVVFENNQSYPEFLITYT comes from the exons ATGGATGCGAGAATGGTACAACAAGCGCTTGAAGAGTTGATAGAAGTTTTAATACAAGAAGACGGTAGGGACTTAGAACTCAACCAAGTAGTATTAAAACTTTCTGTTCCAACCCGCATACTTGTATCAAAGTTTGGAGCATCGCTATTCGTGAAAAAGTTCCCAACCCTGTTGGCTTTGAGTTCCACTACGGACGGCAAGAAAGCGAAAGTGATGGTTAAACTCAACGTTCCCTTAGAGTTTTGTTCCCAGGCTGAAGAGAAGGGTGGATGTTTACAAAGAGGGTGTATGCGGCTGCATTTATGCCCTTTTTTTATCAAAGACAGATGCAAATTTGGCCTTAAGTGCAAAAGATCGCACAATCTTAGTGATGAACATACAGTTCGAGTTTTAAATAACTTTCGTCTGGGTTTCTTGTTGAATGGACCTTCCTCAGAGAACACTCTCCGAAAACTGCTGAATCTGATTGATGTCAAGACCTCGCGTCGGTCGGTGCCAGTAATATGCAAATTCTACAACAAAGCAGTTTGTACGAAAGGAAATAATTGCCCGTGTTTGCATGTTTGCGAGCACTTTGTTGATGGCGATTGCAAATTCGGTAAGAATTGCAAGAGGGAGCATAATTTTTCTGATGAACACAATAGAAGAGTGTTAAAAGAATATGACCTCCGTGATCCTCAAATCATTCTTCAATGCTTGAAAGGACGAACAAAGGAGCGAACTGCCAGCGGTTCTGATGTTGAGAAGCCTGCTATCAGTACAAGGCCGGTTTCAGCAACGTCAAATATCCTCCAGGCCCTGTCCCCTATCCATAACACTGAAGAGAAAGATACTGAGATTTGTGGATTCAATCTCCGTGGCAAATGCCACTATGACGGCAAATGTGTCCACCAGCACACGGAGTTACCTTATCTCTGGGAATTTTCTGTCAGAGGTGATGACAAGTGGGAGAGTTTTTCAAGTGATCTGAATACAATTTTGGAGCATGCATATTGTGACGTTAGCAAAGACAGCTGTAAAGTGGCAATGAGGGGCATTCCACATGAAGTCAAGTTTCAAGACATGACAGCTGTACCAATTCCGCCAATTAAATTAGTGTACT TTCCAGGCGTGACAGTTCGCAGACTTTCCACTGTATCATCAGTTGTTGCTCCAGCAGGTCACATATTCAGCACCAGGTGGAATTGGTACTGGCAAGATGAGAATCATATGTGGCAGTCATATGACACCCCAGGGGATGGACATGCTGTAAACACAACCAGCAGCATATGCCTTGAAAAGGACTATGTGGCAG GAAATGAAAAACATTCCTTCAGTGCATCCCATCACAGTTACACTCTGTACTTCAAAAGAATGTATCAACAGAATGATGTGCACAAAACCAAACGACCTGTCAGACGGAGGCCTGCTGACCTAgtcacaaaacaaaacatgaaGGAATTGGCTCAAAA GCGACGCGCTACTGTCTTGCATCGACCAAGATCAGCCTCAGCAACTTCAGAATCAGAAGGTCCACCATTGCACTGGACCGCGATGTCTGATGGTAATGACTATATGCGTGTGCCGCTAACAACCATCTCTGACGAATACAAGAAAGCAGAGAAGATGTTTCTTGAGACCATGGAAGGCAAACACAACATTATTAAAATTGAACGTGTACAAAATCTGGATTTATGGACTCCATATATTCA ACGGAAAATCCACATGGCTAAGAAATCTGGCAAACAACCTGAAGAGCGGCAGTTATTTCATGGCACAAATAAGGAAACCGTGGAGGCCATCTGCCAGCAGGGTTTTGACTGGAGAATGTGTGGTAAGCATGGCACTCGGCTCGGGAATGGAACCTACTTTGCTTGtaaagcaaactactcacacCGCTACACACGGACGCAAGATTCATCAAGGGGTTATGGGCAGATGTTCCTAGCTAAGGTGCTGGTAGGTTCCTACACCGTTGGTGACCGTTCATTTTGTCGCCCACCTCCCAAAGATCCAAAAGACCCATATGTCCTGTATGATTCATGCTGTGATAATGCAAGTAATCCTACAATTTTTGTTGTATTTGAAAATAACCAATCATACCCCGAATTTCTAATCACTTACACTTGA